Proteins encoded by one window of Halobaculum halobium:
- a CDS encoding 50S ribosomal protein L16 yields the protein MSDKPASMYRKIDKPSYTRRDYVTGIPGSKIAQHNMGDLTKDPEDYPVHISLVTEEDVQLRHGSLESARLSANRHLIRELGEGNYKMVLRKFPHQILRENKQATGAGADRVSDGMRQAFGKPVGTAARMKAGETVFTAYVDVDQADAVKEAFRRAYNKMSPPFRIVVEQGEDLLVR from the coding sequence ATGTCCGACAAACCGGCCTCCATGTACCGGAAGATCGACAAGCCGTCGTACACGCGACGGGATTACGTCACCGGTATTCCGGGCTCGAAGATCGCACAGCACAACATGGGCGACCTGACGAAGGACCCCGAAGACTACCCGGTCCACATCTCGCTCGTCACCGAAGAGGACGTCCAGCTCCGCCACGGGTCGCTGGAGTCGGCGCGCCTGTCGGCCAACCGCCACCTCATCCGCGAACTGGGCGAGGGGAACTACAAGATGGTCCTGCGGAAGTTCCCGCATCAGATCCTGCGCGAGAACAAGCAGGCGACCGGCGCGGGCGCCGACCGTGTCTCCGACGGGATGCGCCAGGCGTTCGGCAAGCCGGTCGGCACCGCCGCCCGCATGAAAGCCGGCGAGACCGTCTTCACCGCCTACGTCGACGTCGACCAGGCCGACGCTGTCAAGGAGGCGTTCCGCCGCGCGTACAACAAGATGTCCCCGCCGTTCCGCATCGTCGTGGAGCAGGGCGAAGACCTGCTCGTCCGATAA
- a CDS encoding FAD-dependent oxidoreductase → MSDYDLVIVGGGISGASLLYTTAKFTDIGSIALIEKEPEVAAINSHHTNNSQTLHFGDIETNYTLEKAEEVKEGAELLAGYLENQDADREMHAKRSKMVLGVGDEEVEKLEQRYHENGFGDLFPKLRPIGREEIGEIEPKVVEGRDSDTDMLALQTPDGYVVDYGETTKSFVEQAREEATVDIKTGTAVESVEPTPEGYTFETSAGRVESEAAVVAAGSHSLQMAKQLGYGQNKVLLPVAGSFFLADDLLNGKVYTLQMKKLPFAAIHGDADVHDRSVTRFGPTAKLVPALERGRLSTVPDFLDVFGLNAASFLSYANILADRILLPYVLRNLVYDIPSIGPKQFLPHVQKVVPSVELDDIERAKGYGGVRPQIVDTEQRSLDMGEAKIVGKDIIFNITPSPGASTCLKNAMRDTHTLMDFFDGEYSFDEEAFREETIENFPYADAAPAQ, encoded by the coding sequence ATGTCCGACTACGACCTCGTTATCGTCGGCGGAGGTATCAGCGGTGCGTCGCTGTTGTACACGACGGCGAAGTTCACCGATATCGGGTCGATCGCGCTGATCGAGAAGGAGCCGGAGGTCGCCGCGATCAACTCCCATCACACGAACAACTCCCAGACGCTGCACTTCGGGGACATCGAGACGAACTACACCCTGGAGAAGGCCGAGGAGGTCAAGGAGGGCGCCGAGCTGCTGGCCGGCTACCTCGAGAACCAGGACGCCGACCGGGAGATGCACGCCAAGCGCAGCAAGATGGTGCTGGGTGTCGGCGACGAGGAGGTCGAGAAACTGGAGCAGCGGTACCACGAGAACGGGTTCGGGGACCTCTTTCCGAAGCTCCGACCGATCGGCCGCGAGGAGATCGGCGAGATCGAGCCGAAGGTCGTCGAAGGGCGCGACTCGGACACGGACATGCTCGCGCTCCAGACGCCCGACGGCTACGTCGTCGACTACGGCGAGACGACGAAGTCCTTCGTCGAGCAGGCCCGCGAGGAGGCGACCGTCGACATCAAAACCGGGACGGCGGTCGAGTCGGTCGAGCCGACGCCCGAGGGCTACACGTTCGAGACGAGCGCCGGGCGGGTCGAATCCGAGGCGGCCGTCGTCGCCGCCGGTTCGCACAGCCTGCAGATGGCGAAACAGCTGGGATACGGCCAGAACAAGGTCCTGCTCCCCGTCGCCGGCAGCTTCTTCCTCGCCGACGATCTCCTGAACGGGAAGGTGTACACGCTGCAGATGAAGAAGCTCCCCTTCGCGGCCATCCACGGCGACGCGGACGTTCACGACCGGAGCGTGACGCGGTTCGGCCCGACCGCGAAGCTCGTTCCCGCGCTCGAACGCGGGCGCCTCTCGACGGTGCCCGACTTCCTCGACGTGTTCGGGCTCAACGCCGCGTCGTTCCTCAGCTACGCCAACATCCTCGCCGACCGCATCCTCCTGCCGTACGTGCTCCGGAACCTCGTGTACGACATCCCGTCCATCGGGCCCAAGCAGTTCCTCCCGCACGTCCAGAAGGTCGTCCCGAGCGTCGAACTCGACGACATCGAGCGCGCCAAGGGCTACGGCGGCGTTCGCCCGCAGATCGTCGACACCGAGCAGCGCTCGCTCGACATGGGCGAGGCGAAGATCGTCGGCAAGGACATCATCTTCAACATCACACCCTCCCCCGGCGCCTCGACGTGCCTGAAGAACGCGATGCGCGACACCCACACGCTGATGGACTTCTTCGACGGCGAGTACTCCTTCGACGAGGAGGCGTTCCGCGAGGAGACGATCGAGAACTTCCCGTACGCGGACGCCGCCCCGGCCCAGTAA
- a CDS encoding Zn-ribbon domain-containing OB-fold protein, which produces MSESDPAAPADTGYDEWADSLAEGGYFIECANGHGSLPPRRVCPECGSTDLAEEALPETGEVETFSEIHVAPSGFGEDPPYVTAVVNFGTVRVTGIVRGLSADEVAIGTAVRPDVERNDATGNRLVVFRSA; this is translated from the coding sequence ATGAGCGAGTCGGATCCCGCCGCACCCGCAGACACGGGCTACGACGAGTGGGCCGACTCGCTCGCCGAGGGCGGCTACTTCATCGAGTGTGCGAACGGCCACGGGAGCCTCCCGCCGCGACGCGTGTGCCCCGAGTGCGGGAGCACCGACCTCGCGGAGGAGGCGCTGCCGGAGACCGGCGAGGTCGAGACGTTCTCGGAGATCCACGTCGCGCCCTCCGGGTTCGGCGAGGACCCGCCGTACGTCACCGCGGTCGTGAACTTCGGAACGGTTCGAGTAACGGGGATCGTCCGCGGGCTGTCGGCCGACGAGGTCGCGATCGGAACCGCGGTACGGCCCGACGTGGAGCGCAACGACGCGACCGGGAACCGGCTCGTCGTGTTCCGGTCGGCGTAG
- the nucS gene encoding endonuclease NucS — MTATTLHEPAHREALWELEAAFDRGDLVTLFGTCTVEYDGRAASSLGPGARLLVLKPDGSSLVHTDEGRTPVNWQPPGSEHRAAVRDGRLRVRSVRTSPAETLDVRFSVVEQLTAYGVTGGRSVEVIGSEADLKERVLADPALVEDGFEPLASERASDAGPIDVFGRDAAGRPVVVELKRRRVGPDAAGQLARYVSAIEREEPDGTEVRGVLLAPSITDRARALLADEGLEHVAAEPPAGNGDGDADAADADGS; from the coding sequence GTGACGGCGACGACGCTCCACGAGCCGGCGCACCGCGAGGCGCTGTGGGAACTGGAGGCGGCGTTCGACCGCGGCGATCTGGTCACGCTGTTTGGCACCTGTACGGTCGAGTACGACGGCCGTGCCGCCTCCTCGCTGGGGCCCGGTGCGCGACTGCTCGTGCTCAAACCGGACGGCTCGTCGCTGGTACACACCGACGAGGGGCGCACGCCGGTGAACTGGCAGCCGCCGGGGAGCGAACACCGCGCGGCGGTGCGCGACGGGCGCCTGCGCGTCCGCAGCGTCCGCACGTCGCCGGCGGAGACGCTCGACGTGCGATTCTCCGTCGTCGAGCAACTCACCGCCTACGGCGTCACCGGCGGACGATCGGTCGAGGTCATCGGCAGCGAGGCCGACCTCAAGGAGCGGGTGCTCGCCGACCCCGCGCTCGTCGAGGACGGGTTCGAGCCGCTGGCGAGCGAGCGTGCGTCCGACGCGGGCCCTATCGACGTGTTCGGTCGCGACGCCGCGGGGCGACCGGTCGTCGTCGAACTGAAGCGGCGCCGCGTCGGTCCCGACGCCGCGGGCCAACTCGCGCGGTACGTCAGCGCCATCGAACGCGAGGAGCCCGACGGCACCGAGGTCCGCGGGGTGCTGCTCGCGCCCTCGATCACCGACCGCGCTCGCGCCCTGCTCGCAGACGAGGGACTCGAACACGTCGCCGCGGAGCCGCCGGCGGGGAACGGCGATGGCGACGCCGACGCGGCCGACGCCGACGGCTCGTGA
- a CDS encoding cold-shock protein, whose product MATGKVDFFNDTGGYGFIETEDADEDVFFHMEDVGGPDLEEGQEVEFDIEEAEKGPRAKNLQRL is encoded by the coding sequence ATGGCAACTGGGAAGGTCGACTTCTTCAACGACACCGGCGGCTACGGATTCATCGAGACTGAGGACGCGGACGAGGACGTTTTCTTCCACATGGAGGACGTCGGCGGCCCCGACCTGGAGGAAGGTCAGGAGGTCGAGTTCGATATCGAGGAGGCCGAGAAGGGCCCCCGCGCGAAGAACCTGCAGCGCCTGTAA
- a CDS encoding thiolase domain-containing protein gives MTGVRVAGVGLTPFGEHAGRTGRDLFAEAALAALDDAGVPGEDVEHLNYGNFMGALAERQGHQAPLMAEAAGLRCAGTRYEEACASAGVAVREAVRAVRSGENDVMLAGGMERMTNLSTAEVTESLAVAADELFEVRAGVTFPGAYALMARAYFDEYGGDREDLAHVAAKNHANAVNNEYAQYQREITVEQALDSPAVASPLHLFDACPITDGASALVLVSEEYAAEHDIEAPVAITGTGQGGDRAALQDRADMARTPAATDAAAEAYGDAGVASDEVDLAEVHDCFTIAEVMALEALDLFDSGEGIGAARRGDTTRDGDLPVNLSGGLKAKGHPVGATGGSQIAEMTRLLRGDHPNSDAVPDATVGLTHNAGGTVASAVVHVLEVAE, from the coding sequence ATGACAGGAGTACGTGTCGCGGGTGTCGGGCTGACGCCGTTCGGCGAGCACGCCGGGCGAACCGGCCGGGACCTGTTCGCTGAGGCGGCGCTCGCGGCGCTCGACGACGCCGGCGTCCCCGGCGAGGACGTGGAGCACCTCAACTACGGGAACTTCATGGGCGCGCTCGCGGAGCGCCAGGGCCACCAGGCGCCGCTGATGGCGGAAGCCGCGGGCTTACGCTGTGCGGGCACCCGCTACGAGGAGGCGTGCGCGTCCGCGGGCGTTGCCGTCCGCGAGGCCGTCCGCGCGGTCCGTTCGGGCGAGAACGACGTGATGCTCGCCGGCGGGATGGAGCGGATGACGAACCTTTCGACGGCGGAGGTGACCGAGTCGCTGGCGGTCGCCGCCGACGAGCTGTTCGAAGTTCGGGCGGGCGTCACCTTCCCCGGGGCGTACGCGCTGATGGCGCGCGCGTACTTCGACGAGTACGGCGGCGATCGCGAGGACCTGGCGCACGTCGCGGCGAAGAACCACGCCAACGCCGTGAACAACGAGTACGCGCAGTATCAACGGGAGATCACCGTCGAGCAGGCGCTCGACTCGCCGGCTGTCGCCTCCCCGCTGCACCTGTTCGACGCGTGCCCGATCACCGACGGCGCGAGCGCGCTCGTGCTCGTCTCCGAGGAGTACGCCGCAGAACACGACATCGAGGCGCCGGTCGCGATCACCGGCACGGGACAGGGCGGCGACCGCGCCGCCCTCCAGGACCGCGCGGACATGGCGCGCACCCCCGCCGCCACCGACGCGGCCGCCGAGGCGTACGGCGACGCCGGCGTCGCCAGCGACGAGGTCGACCTCGCGGAGGTCCACGACTGCTTCACCATCGCGGAGGTGATGGCGCTGGAGGCGCTGGACCTGTTCGACTCCGGCGAGGGGATCGGCGCCGCTCGCCGCGGCGATACCACCCGCGACGGCGACCTCCCGGTGAACCTCTCGGGCGGCCTGAAGGCGAAAGGACACCCGGTCGGCGCCACCGGCGGCTCGCAGATCGCGGAGATGACCCGGCTGCTCCGGGGGGACCACCCCAACAGCGACGCGGTCCCCGACGCGACCGTCGGGCTCACCCACAACGCGGGCGGGACGGTCGCCAGCGCCGTCGTTCACGTGCTGGAGGTGGCCGAATGA
- a CDS encoding EthD family reductase, giving the protein MTKLAITLNRSGDQSFEEFRAYYVEEHAPLAADLPGLERYTVSFPADPESASYDALAELYFSDGESMGAAFDSDLGREVTADAESFADMDAAERVVLEEEVVVD; this is encoded by the coding sequence ATGACGAAGCTCGCGATTACGCTCAACCGGAGCGGGGACCAGTCGTTCGAGGAGTTCCGAGCGTACTACGTGGAGGAACACGCGCCGCTCGCGGCCGACCTCCCCGGGCTCGAACGGTACACCGTCTCGTTCCCGGCCGATCCCGAGTCCGCGTCGTACGACGCGCTCGCGGAGCTGTACTTCTCCGACGGTGAGAGCATGGGAGCGGCGTTCGACTCCGACCTCGGCCGCGAGGTGACCGCCGACGCCGAGTCGTTCGCCGACATGGACGCCGCCGAGCGCGTCGTCCTCGAGGAGGAGGTCGTCGTCGATTGA
- a CDS encoding sodium-dependent transporter, whose product MSERETWTSRVGFILAAVGSAVGLGNIWSFPFQTASNGGAAFLVVYLLAVFLIGFPAMLGEFVIGRRSEQNAVEAFRSLGFGEWSVAGGLGVVGSFVTLAFYSVVGGWVLSYIVGSVTGAYLGDPGAYFGAVSAGPIAVATHAVFMALTIGIVALGVTDGIERATKVMVPAIFVLIGGLAVWVSTLDGASDGYSYYLSPDVSVIAGDLAGIVPSAVGQAFFTLSLGFGVMIAYSSYLGRDDSLPADGSAIVVVNTLVALLAGFVVFPVLFAIEGAVPESGGAGTAFTALASAFSQIPGGQAIGLGFFVVLLLAALSSSISLLEVPTSFVVDRTGYDRTPTAVGLGVLVAIAGVPTALDTGILGWYNDVVFNLLLPLAVLVIAVFVGWVADDQLAEELDLGSSFGDDFSTVWLWWIRIVIPVAIGGTLLLGIQSLLVKAGVLSAPVILG is encoded by the coding sequence ATGAGCGAACGGGAGACGTGGACCTCACGAGTCGGCTTCATCCTCGCCGCCGTCGGCAGCGCGGTCGGGCTCGGAAACATCTGGTCGTTCCCCTTCCAGACCGCCTCCAACGGCGGCGCGGCGTTTCTCGTCGTCTACCTGCTGGCGGTGTTTCTGATCGGGTTCCCCGCGATGCTCGGCGAGTTCGTCATCGGACGACGAAGCGAGCAGAACGCCGTCGAGGCGTTCCGGTCGCTGGGCTTCGGTGAGTGGTCGGTCGCGGGCGGGCTAGGTGTCGTCGGGTCGTTCGTGACGCTGGCGTTCTACAGCGTCGTCGGCGGATGGGTGTTGAGCTACATCGTCGGCAGTGTCACCGGCGCCTACCTCGGCGACCCCGGGGCGTACTTCGGCGCCGTCTCCGCGGGCCCGATCGCGGTCGCCACCCACGCAGTGTTCATGGCCCTGACGATCGGGATCGTCGCCCTCGGAGTCACCGACGGCATCGAGCGCGCGACGAAGGTGATGGTTCCCGCGATCTTCGTCCTCATCGGCGGACTGGCCGTCTGGGTGAGCACGCTCGACGGCGCAAGCGACGGGTACTCGTACTACCTCTCCCCGGACGTGAGCGTGATCGCGGGCGACCTCGCCGGGATCGTCCCCTCGGCCGTCGGGCAGGCGTTTTTCACCCTCTCGCTCGGGTTCGGGGTGATGATCGCCTACTCGTCGTACCTCGGGCGCGACGACAGCCTCCCGGCCGACGGGTCGGCCATCGTCGTCGTGAACACGCTGGTCGCCCTCCTCGCGGGGTTCGTCGTCTTCCCGGTGCTGTTCGCCATCGAGGGGGCCGTCCCCGAATCCGGCGGGGCCGGCACAGCGTTCACCGCCCTCGCTAGCGCGTTCAGCCAGATCCCGGGCGGTCAGGCTATCGGACTCGGGTTCTTCGTCGTGCTCCTGCTCGCCGCGCTGTCCAGTTCGATCAGCCTCCTCGAGGTACCCACGTCCTTCGTCGTGGATCGGACCGGCTACGACCGAACGCCGACGGCGGTGGGCCTCGGCGTGCTCGTCGCGATCGCCGGCGTGCCGACCGCCCTTGACACCGGAATCCTCGGCTGGTACAACGACGTCGTGTTCAACCTCCTGTTGCCGCTCGCGGTGTTGGTCATCGCGGTGTTCGTCGGCTGGGTCGCCGACGACCAGTTGGCCGAGGAACTGGACCTCGGGAGCTCGTTCGGGGACGACTTCTCGACCGTGTGGCTGTGGTGGATCCGGATCGTAATCCCGGTCGCCATCGGCGGGACGCTGTTGCTCGGAATCCAGTCGCTGCTGGTCAAAGCCGGGGTGCTCTCGGCCCCCGTGATCCTCGGGTAG
- a CDS encoding alpha/beta fold hydrolase produces MTLRSKLSSAVTYAALGAGVAVAATRALRAKAGELEPPLEGVQQTYRWRGMDVSYTEAGDEGDETIVLLHGINAAGSAGEWREVFADLSKEYHVVAPDLPGFGRSDRPPLRYSAALYEDFVRDFLAAFEAPRVVASSLTGAYVAGVAGDRDLADLTLVCPTAIAGPEPPKAAVRELIRAPIVGDAVFGLLASKPSIAYFNADHGYWDPEKAGDDWPDYEWRTTHQKNARFAPASFVSGFLNSDVDLASALGALDVPTTIVWGREADLPPLSEGRDLAEAANCELVVFDDAMLLPHVEFGDQFVDVVAGERPDETVTVEQETEE; encoded by the coding sequence ATGACTCTTCGATCGAAACTCTCCTCGGCCGTCACGTACGCCGCCCTCGGCGCGGGCGTCGCCGTCGCCGCGACCCGGGCGCTTCGCGCGAAGGCGGGCGAACTCGAACCGCCCCTGGAGGGGGTCCAGCAGACGTACCGCTGGCGCGGGATGGACGTTTCCTACACGGAAGCCGGCGACGAGGGCGACGAGACGATCGTGCTCCTCCACGGCATCAACGCCGCCGGCTCCGCAGGCGAGTGGCGCGAGGTGTTCGCCGACCTCTCGAAGGAGTATCACGTCGTCGCGCCCGATCTCCCCGGGTTCGGCCGGTCGGACCGCCCGCCGCTGCGCTACTCGGCGGCGCTGTACGAGGACTTCGTCCGCGACTTCCTCGCGGCGTTCGAGGCGCCGCGCGTCGTCGCCTCGTCGCTGACAGGCGCGTACGTCGCCGGCGTCGCCGGCGATCGCGACCTCGCGGACCTCACGCTCGTGTGTCCGACGGCCATCGCCGGCCCCGAGCCCCCGAAGGCCGCCGTTCGGGAACTGATCCGGGCGCCGATCGTCGGCGACGCGGTCTTCGGGCTGCTCGCCTCGAAGCCCTCCATCGCCTACTTCAACGCCGACCACGGCTACTGGGACCCAGAGAAGGCCGGCGACGACTGGCCCGACTACGAGTGGCGCACGACCCACCAGAAGAACGCCCGGTTCGCCCCCGCGTCGTTCGTCTCCGGCTTCCTCAACAGCGACGTGGATCTGGCGAGCGCCCTCGGCGCCCTCGACGTGCCGACCACGATCGTGTGGGGCCGAGAGGCCGACCTCCCGCCGCTGTCCGAGGGACGCGACCTCGCGGAGGCGGCCAACTGTGAGCTCGTCGTGTTCGACGACGCGATGCTGCTTCCCCACGTCGAGTTCGGCGACCAGTTCGTCGACGTCGTCGCCGGCGAACGCCCCGACGAGACGGTGACCGTGGAACAGGAAACCGAGGAGTAG
- a CDS encoding DoxX family protein: MADESDLGLDRFKRPLLFLMGLLYIVAGVLHFLAPKPFERIVPRELPAPRALVYLSGLAEVVLGIGVLIPRTRQMSAKGLIALLVAVFPANVNMAVRDVGANPLPERAERLYDAGLWLRLPLQGVLVAWAWWYAEADSEESG, translated from the coding sequence ATGGCCGACGAATCTGATCTCGGACTCGACCGTTTCAAACGCCCGTTGTTGTTCCTGATGGGGCTGCTCTACATCGTTGCCGGTGTACTGCACTTCCTCGCGCCGAAGCCGTTCGAACGGATCGTCCCCCGGGAGTTGCCCGCTCCCCGCGCGCTCGTGTACCTCTCGGGTCTGGCCGAGGTCGTCCTCGGAATCGGCGTGTTGATCCCCCGAACACGCCAGATGTCTGCGAAAGGCCTGATCGCGTTGCTGGTGGCGGTGTTTCCCGCGAACGTTAACATGGCCGTCCGCGACGTGGGGGCGAATCCGCTCCCCGAGCGCGCGGAGAGGCTCTACGACGCGGGTCTGTGGCTTCGGCTCCCGCTCCAGGGCGTCCTGGTCGCGTGGGCGTGGTGGTACGCGGAAGCCGACTCCGAGGAGTCGGGCTAA
- a CDS encoding ABC transporter ATP-binding protein: protein MSHPSDEDDPFEDIREKTDNPMKRLFSEYGSRNLPYFGLGFFGSVAARVLDLLPPLLLGIAIDAVFEQNIPFDLPLVPASVIPTGPRDQLLFTVGIIAFAFFGGSVFHWIRNFGWNSFAQNIQHDIRTDTYDKMQRLNMDFFAEKQTGEMMSVLSNDVNRLERFLNDGMNSAFRLSVMVLGIAAIMFWLNPRLAVVSLLPVPVIAAVTWKFIDVIQPKYADVRKTVGHLNSRLENNLGGIKVIKTFNTEGFESDRVDDVSGEYYDANWDAITTRIKFFPALRVIAGVGFVITFAVGGLWVLGEAPLWLTGGDDLTVGVFTTFILYTQRFIWPMAQFGSIINMYQRARASSARLFGLMDTPSRIVEDPAAEDLVVDDGEVVYDDVTFGYDEETIVDDISFEVDGGDTLALVGPTGAGKSTVLKLLLRMYDVEGGSIEIDGQDIRDVTIPSLRRSLGYVSQDTFMFYGTVRDNIAYGTFEADEESIVEAAKAAEAHEFITNLPEGYDTEIGERGVKLSGGQRQRLSIARAVLKDPEILVLDEATSDVDTETEMLIQRSIDKLTEDRTTFAIAHRLSTIKDADQILVLEDGRIAERGSHEELLSEDGLYGHLWGVQAGEIDELPQEFIDRAAERASRTEAEASDD from the coding sequence ATGAGTCATCCCTCCGACGAGGACGACCCCTTCGAGGATATCCGTGAGAAGACGGATAATCCGATGAAGCGGTTGTTCTCGGAGTACGGGTCCAGAAATCTCCCGTACTTCGGGCTGGGCTTTTTCGGCAGCGTCGCCGCGCGGGTCCTCGATCTGCTCCCGCCGCTCCTCCTCGGGATCGCGATCGACGCCGTGTTCGAGCAGAACATCCCATTCGACCTCCCGTTGGTGCCCGCGAGCGTCATCCCGACGGGCCCCCGGGACCAGCTACTGTTCACCGTCGGGATCATCGCGTTCGCGTTCTTCGGCGGGTCGGTGTTCCACTGGATCCGCAACTTCGGCTGGAACTCCTTCGCCCAGAACATCCAACACGACATCCGGACGGACACCTACGACAAGATGCAGCGCCTGAACATGGACTTCTTCGCCGAGAAGCAGACCGGCGAGATGATGTCCGTGCTCTCGAACGACGTGAACCGGCTGGAGCGGTTCCTCAACGACGGCATGAACTCCGCGTTCCGGCTGTCGGTGATGGTGCTCGGTATCGCGGCCATCATGTTCTGGTTGAACCCCCGGCTGGCGGTCGTCTCGCTCCTTCCGGTCCCCGTCATCGCCGCCGTGACCTGGAAGTTCATCGACGTGATCCAGCCGAAGTACGCCGACGTGCGCAAGACCGTCGGCCACCTCAACTCCCGGCTGGAGAATAACCTCGGGGGCATCAAGGTGATCAAGACGTTCAACACCGAGGGCTTCGAGTCCGACCGCGTCGACGACGTCTCCGGCGAGTACTACGACGCCAACTGGGATGCCATCACGACGCGGATCAAGTTCTTCCCGGCCCTCCGGGTCATCGCAGGCGTCGGCTTCGTCATCACCTTCGCCGTGGGCGGCCTGTGGGTGCTCGGCGAGGCGCCGCTGTGGCTGACCGGCGGCGACGACTTGACCGTCGGCGTGTTCACGACGTTCATCCTCTACACCCAGCGGTTCATCTGGCCGATGGCGCAGTTCGGCTCCATCATCAACATGTACCAGCGCGCCCGCGCGTCCAGCGCGCGCCTGTTCGGCCTCATGGACACGCCCTCCCGGATCGTCGAGGACCCGGCCGCCGAGGACCTCGTCGTCGACGACGGGGAGGTCGTCTACGACGACGTGACGTTCGGCTACGACGAGGAGACCATCGTCGACGACATTTCCTTCGAGGTCGACGGGGGCGACACGCTCGCGCTCGTCGGTCCGACCGGCGCCGGGAAGTCGACGGTCCTGAAGCTCCTCCTCCGCATGTACGACGTGGAGGGGGGAAGCATCGAGATCGACGGACAGGACATCCGCGACGTGACGATCCCGAGCCTGCGCCGGTCGCTCGGCTACGTGAGCCAGGACACGTTCATGTTCTACGGGACGGTCCGCGACAACATCGCCTACGGTACCTTCGAGGCGGACGAGGAGTCGATCGTCGAGGCCGCGAAGGCCGCGGAGGCGCACGAGTTTATCACCAACCTCCCGGAGGGCTACGACACCGAGATCGGCGAGCGCGGCGTGAAGCTCTCGGGCGGACAGCGCCAGCGGCTCTCTATCGCCCGCGCGGTCCTGAAGGACCCCGAGATCCTCGTGCTCGACGAGGCGACCTCGGACGTGGACACGGAGACGGAGATGCTGATCCAGCGCTCCATCGACAAGCTGACAGAGGACCGAACGACGTTCGCGATCGCCCACCGCCTGTCGACGATCAAGGACGCCGACCAGATCCTCGTGCTGGAGGACGGTCGGATCGCCGAGCGCGGCAGCCACGAGGAGCTCCTGAGCGAGGACGGCCTCTACGGGCACCTGTGGGGCGTACAGGCCGGCGAGATCGACGAACTCCCGCAGGAGTTCATCGACCGCGCGGCCGAGCGCGCCTCCCGGACCGAGGCGGAAGCGAGCGACGACTAG
- a CDS encoding DUF192 domain-containing protein — protein sequence MVARRRVVPALVALLVVLAGCTGTVANVANDDEYDRTTVTVVDERGAELGTVDARVADTYSKRYTGLSDTESLGENEGMLFVHDSEGQYAYVMREMAFPIDIVFIAANGTVTRIHHAELPPRGTSESELRRYRGTGNYVLEVPYGWTDDHDVCEGDTVEIAGDY from the coding sequence ATGGTCGCCCGTCGCCGCGTCGTGCCCGCGCTCGTCGCGCTGCTGGTCGTACTGGCCGGCTGCACCGGAACCGTCGCGAACGTCGCGAACGACGACGAGTACGATCGCACGACCGTCACCGTCGTCGACGAGCGCGGCGCCGAACTCGGGACCGTGGACGCACGCGTCGCCGACACCTACAGCAAACGCTATACCGGGCTCTCCGACACCGAGTCGCTCGGCGAGAACGAGGGGATGCTGTTCGTCCACGACTCTGAGGGCCAGTACGCGTACGTGATGCGCGAGATGGCCTTCCCGATCGACATCGTGTTCATCGCCGCCAACGGCACGGTCACCCGCATCCACCACGCCGAACTCCCGCCGAGGGGAACGAGCGAGTCCGAGCTCCGACGGTACCGCGGAACCGGGAACTACGTGCTCGAAGTGCCGTACGGCTGGACCGACGATCACGACGTGTGCGAGGGCGACACCGTCGAGATCGCCGGCGACTACTGA